DNA sequence from the Thunnus maccoyii chromosome 7, fThuMac1.1, whole genome shotgun sequence genome:
TATCTAATATCATTCACAAGTTCACATTTTACTTTCACTGCCAGTGGAGAAACTCCTGTGAGcctgattttgttttcatttcatgttttggAATGAGGAAGTTGTCCCTGTTCGCTAATCAAAAATTACAGAAGAAAATCAATGTTTTCGCATTAACAATAGGCCTTTTTTACAGAGGACACTCTGACATGTCACAGTGGGAAAACTTCACAGTTTACGGGGACACTTGgatagaacagagccattgttaatgttattaatagcACCTGTGTTTGTCCTactatgaaaagtcaaaatgtgtgctgtgaaaaaggcctaaaGTTTGAGCTAACAACTTCTCCAGTGAAGATATGCCTACAGGTGTAAAAGCTATTGTATCACTCAAAATATAATTCTTATCAATTACTCATTTATCAACCTATTAATTGTCtgtatttagattttttgtGATATGGAACTTGTGATAAGTGACGAACAAGAATAGAAGCAGTCAGAGAGGCGCCAGTCAGCACCTAAAGTAACGGCTTGGCTGAGAGCAAAACGTGCAAACATGGAAAAGTTATTTTTCCTCAGCTGAGAAAATCTGTTTGCTCATGGCAGTGATGTACTGCAAGCCGTCTGGTTCTGTGATCTTCAGTTTGGTAAGAGGTGGCACGACACCGCTGGTGAAGTATCTGAATGCAGGGCTGGGTGACTGGATGCCATCTAGAAATACcttggagacaaaaacaaacacgcCCCAGCGGCTAGATGTAGAGGTGCTCGTATACTGACACACTGACTTCATAAATACTTGCTGTGATAAACTCATTTTATATCAGTAGAAGAATAAACTAATAGTAGGAAAATGAAAGTCCagcattcaaaaatgtgttttatgtatgtaggtatcaacagaaaaatgtaatttaagtaCTTAATATGCAGAATGGTTCCTGTTGGtgttacattattacattattagatGACTATTATtgacatatttacatgtatgcagaattttaatgttgtggttGGTTGAAGtggaactactttatatactatTGTGTACATTAATCATTAGTCTCTGAAATATGGCGCAGTACAGGTTCAAATTAGCTTAAAATGGAAGTGCTCAGATTAAGTTCCTCAGATTGTACCTGAATAAATATACTTAGGTTCCATCACGGCTCTATATAGATGCAAATCTGGAATTGTGCAATATATGcatattcattttaaaggagGAATTGAAACTCATGCTCAATGCGGCAGCTggtgaacatttttttcatatattttgatTTCAGATAGCTGTCCAGAGATATTGATTCAGACTGGTGTGAAAGGATTATAATAGTCTGTAAACCAACATTTAGACTTCCCTCATACACCTTGAATTGTTTCATGGGAACATTTTAGTGTTCTAAGATGCTCTTTAGATGCTTTTTAGTATTCTTTTCCACACTAAAAACAATTCCAGAGAAAATACTGAATTCTTATAATTTGGGGGATTTCTTTTTGGAAAAAGTTATACGCTTATATACAGAATTATGTGTCAATCTTCGGACAAAATGCGCAATAATTACCTTTTGTCCAAAAATACTGGCATCAATAACAGCCTTTAAACACCCAAATTATCTAAACTATGTGAAAAAGAGGTAGTGGTGTGCTCGAGGACTGTCTTGATCATATAAAACTCAAGAAAAATGCAGGTGCTCTTGAAGATAAGAGTCATCACatggaaggaaaaaacaaacgTCAGGCACTCATGTGTGGAGCAGGAATGGAAAAACTCAGGGATTAAGTTAAAAACCCTTTATTTAGTCTTCATCAGGGTACAAGGGTGAACAAACAACAGGCAATCATTTTATAAACTTGGCAGGGGGTGTCACCCAATCCTGATTATTGAGTGTTCTTCCTGTTTTCAGATCAGTAAATGTCTTTGTTTGAATCACATTTGAACAGTGCTTGCATGTGTTAATAAAACACTTGAAAGTACCCGAGGGCCTCTTTAACCACATGTCCTCTTTATGTGCTGGTAGATAACTGTGTACCAGTTTCTCTTTTATGGTAGGAGCTGGTTTGTAGGATATAACTGGTGGTTCTGGGAAAATTGCTCTCAGGTTAGGGTCACCTTTTAAGATAGGCCAATAGGAATGAATGATatgtttaattttctatttttacatgTCGGACTTTTTCTAAGGCAGTGGAAATAATATGTGGCTTATTACACCTTTCCTTGAGTCGCTCTGATAGGCTTTTGGCCTGCTTCTCAAAGTCAGAGTCACAAATCCTCCTGACTCTTTGAAACTGTCCATAAGGGATATTCTTTTTTTGATGTGGAGGGTGGAAGGAATGATAATGAAGAAGAGAATTTCGATCTGTTTTTTTGCTAAATAAAGTGGTATGTAAACCATTGTCATCATCTTTATAAATAGTGAGATccaagaaatgtattttttctttagaGTATTCCATGTTTAGTCTTATATTTGCATTGGTAGAATTCAAATAATCATGGAAGGATCATAGTTCAGTCTCACTACCTGAAAAATGTAAGTAAATATCATCAATAAATCGACAATAGAATTTGATCTTgtcaaaaaaaatattcttttgaGGGTATAAATGAATTCTTCCTCCCAAAGACCCAAGAATAAACATGCATACTCTGGAGCAAAGCTCGCTCCCATACAAGTACCTTTACATTGTTTGAATATTTTGtcttgaaataaaaatacattattattgaGGACCCACTCCATGAGTTCCAGAAGAAAAGCAGTGGGGGACATAGTTTCCTGCCTGCAAGATAAATAGTATTTACTTGCACGTATGCCCTCTGAATGCACAATATTGGTGTACAAAGATTCTACATCAAGAGTTACTAGATAAGTATCTTCAACTTCACCAATTACTGACAGCTTGAAAATTAAACATATCATTCATTCCAATTGGCCTATCTTAAAAGGTGACCCTAACCTGAGAGCAATTTTCCCAGAACCACCAGTTATATCCTACAAACCAGCTCCTAccataaaagaaaaactggtaCACAGTTATCTACCAGCACATAAAGAGGACATGTGGTTAAAGAGGCCTTTGGGTACTTTCAAGTGTTTTATTAACACACGCAAGCACTGTTCAAATGTGATTCAAACAAAGACATTTACTGAtctgaaaacaggaagaaagtaCAATCAGAGAGACTTCATTAACTGTAACACTACTTTTGTTGTATACCGTCTCACATGCCCATGTAACTGTTTTTATATAAGACGCACCAAAAGACGCCTTAAGGACAGACTTTCAGAACACAAATATGCGATCAGAACCCAGAATGTGGACTACCCCATGGCCACACACGTCAAAGAGGTACATAATAGTAATGATTCCTTGTTGAGGATAGAGGGTTTAGAATTATTAAAGACGTCCATCAGGGGCGGCGATCGTTTACGCAGACTTCTCCAAAGGGAATTTTTTTGGATTTTCAAACTTGATGCAATGGTATATCCTGTTTTAAACGTGCTATTTTAAACATGGCTTCTCATTGTGATCCATTTGCTGTCAAACACCTGCATTCACTCAATAAATAATCAGGATTGGGTGACACCCTCTGCCAAGTTTATAAAATGATTGCCTGTTGTTTGTTCACCCTTGTACCCTGATGAAGACCTTTATGGTTGAAACCGGTCggtttttttaattgtaagtAGCCATGCTATCTAaagtatatttaaaacattaagtTAACCAATGATCTTCTATAGACATACAACATACCTTTACAATGTCCTCAGTATCCTGTGCCGCGTTTTGGAAAATGGAGCCACAATGCTGCAGGTATTTTTCATACAGGCTGACCGTGTGGGTATCAACCTGTTGGAGAGATGTGTCCCCGAGCTCCGCCTTCTGCAGGTTGACCAGGAAGTCAGTGTTGACTGGACCACACTCAATGAGACTCACACTGAAGGATAAAGCATCCAGTCAATGGTCTCCTCTTAATCAACATttatgagaaagagagacagactaaaCATTCAACAGTCtttaaacaacaataacaagatGCAGAAAACCTTCAAACTCACTGGATATTGAAGTGCTGCAGGAGGACAGCCAAACTCTCACATGCTCCCTCTATTGCAAATTTACTGGCACAGTACACCTCATTAAAAGGGAGACCTGTGACAGAGCAAGAAGTGCCAAGATAGGTTATTTTGGAAATTTCATGCACGGCAGCAAGCATCATGATTTCCATCAAACCATCACAAAAACTGCACATGCGGAACACGTGTGGACATTCAGTTACAGTTACTGCTCAACCATTGGCTCGTCTCACCATGAAGCCCTCCAGTGCTGCCAGTGACCAGAATGCGGCCCTGACCCTGAGCCTTCATCTCAGGCAGGAAGGCCTGAATAGTCTGGATGGTACCCAGGAGGTTGACCTCCAGAATATGCCTCATCGAGTCCAAGGACTGGATCTCCAGAGGCCCCATCAAACCCACACCAGCGTTACACACTGCATGCACCGAAGGAAAGcccattaacacacacaaattacagTCCTAATCAGAACACACTGACACGAGATCGCACTCACATACCCAGGATGTCCACTCGTTTCTCCACAACCCTGTCCCTCGCATCCAGGATGGACTGCCGGTCGGTCACATCCATCTGGAGTATGTCCAAAGTGTCCTTGTGCAGGCCTTTCACACACTCTAAAAGACGCTCCTTCTTGGCCAGATTTCTCATTGTGGCATACACTAAACagacagggacacacacactagactcaaatgttttatcaaagacgaaaaaaaacaacattcaaattATCTGTTGCAGAATATACGTGGAAAGGAAGTCAGATGGATTGCAGTGTCTTTTAGAAGACACCTTTGCACATAAGGAATAAAAGAAGCCTCTCTGATGGGTAGCTCTAGTTACCTTTGTATGTTTTGTCCGGGTCGGAGGCGAGCCGGACAGCCAGGCTGAGACCGATCCCCGAGGAGCAGCCTGTGATCAACACCACCTTCTTGTCCATGGAGTCTGGACCATCAACTTGTATCGAGAGCAGCTGGAACAAATAGAAGACAGACACCTTGAAATGAGCCAGAGGATAAGATAGAGGCATGGGAAAactcttctgtgttttcatatgttttgCCATTGCAAGGCCAGTTAATCCTATCTTCCAGTTATCAGCTAGTCCTCCCACTTTTTCTCATGTCCTTGTtagtaaagtttttttttttccccttgagACATGGAAAAAAACCATGGACGTCTTGTTACATAAAGGATCAATAACAGTGTAAATGTATTGTTGTAGGTGCATACAGGCTTTCTGTGACTGCTGTGAGGTGACATGGccttatttatttcagttagttatctttataaataaactagaTTTGACATTGTGTACCAGGTTTTTCTAGGAATTGTCATTATTTTCAAAAGCACATTTCATATGACAGGCATAGACTCAATGTGCTTCAAGatcaaaagcaaaaataaaaacaaatggcatcatacatgacaaaaacatataagataAGAAGgtattacatatataaaaacatataagaaggtataataattattattatataaaaagggaataataataataataatactgatttaAAGATAAAGTTTTAGCCATTAACCACATACTTAAAACCTAATTAAAAACGggcaaaaaaaagatgtttttaatctACTTTTAAAAGAAGACACCGTTGTAGCAGACCTGAGTTCATGTGGTAGAGTAGGACCATAATCACTGAAGGCACCATAAGCTGGTTTAGAATTTATTCTAGGTATAATTAGGAAACCTTTGCTTGATGATCTACGGGATCTGTCCAGTGTGACTCAGTGGGCATGTTAACAACGTAGGAAGGAGCTATTCATAGATTCGAAAACAAtaagaagtattttaaaatcaattctgtgttttactgggagccagtgaagagaagATAAAATAGGCGTGATGTGTTCAAACCTTTTGGTTTGTACAGTACAATGTACTGTATCTTTATGTCCTTTGAATTGCGCTGGTGACATTAGCACCAGATGGCAGCAAAACATCACAATATCAATCCTATAGCCACACTGACCTCTGAGTTCTCCAATGACCACATCAAGACAATAAGGCTGGAAATAGTCAGCAAGAAGCACAATGGGTCTGAGTTCAAGGGATCTAGGAGGGAAATAGCTGTGTGTTGTTCTCATAAGAACTGTGAGTTGTTCTCACATCTctgatttggtgatttgcatTCTTTTCCCAGGCTTGTGTTTGTTATTTCAGATAAGTCTAATATAAGGCCGGTCATTCACTGATGCCATCAagctctgtttgttttgatgaaagTAATCAGGCCATACAGCAATGCCTTTAATATGATTTAAATGTGACAATTCAAAGGTCTACTTATTCTGACCTTTTTAACATCTTCATCAGCTGATGAAAGCTCAGAAAAAGTAAGTGGAC
Encoded proteins:
- the hsd17b1 gene encoding estradiol 17-beta-dehydrogenase 1 isoform X2, giving the protein MKTQKSFPMPLSYPLAHFKVSVFYLFQLLSIQVDGPDSMDKKVVLITGCSSGIGLSLAVRLASDPDKTYKVYATMRNLAKKERLLECVKGLHKDTLDILQMDVTDRQSILDARDRVVEKRVDILGLPFNEVYCASKFAIEGACESLAVLLQHFNIHVSLIECGPVNTDFLVNLQKAELGDTSLQQVDTHTVSLYEKYLQHCGSIFQNAAQDTEDIVKVFLDGIQSPSPAFRYFTSGVVPPLTKLKITEPDGLQYITAMSKQIFSAEEK
- the hsd17b1 gene encoding estradiol 17-beta-dehydrogenase 1 isoform X1 → MLLSIQVDGPDSMDKKVVLITGCSSGIGLSLAVRLASDPDKTYKVYATMRNLAKKERLLECVKGLHKDTLDILQMDVTDRQSILDARDRVVEKRVDILVCNAGVGLMGPLEIQSLDSMRHILEVNLLGTIQTIQAFLPEMKAQGQGRILVTGSTGGLHGLPFNEVYCASKFAIEGACESLAVLLQHFNIHVSLIECGPVNTDFLVNLQKAELGDTSLQQVDTHTVSLYEKYLQHCGSIFQNAAQDTEDIVKVFLDGIQSPSPAFRYFTSGVVPPLTKLKITEPDGLQYITAMSKQIFSAEEK
- the hsd17b1 gene encoding estradiol 17-beta-dehydrogenase 1 isoform X3, which encodes MPLSYPLAHFKVSVFYLFQLLSIQVDGPDSMDKKVVLITGCSSGIGLSLAVRLASDPDKTYKVYATMRNLAKKERLLECVKGLHKDTLDILQMDVTDRQSILDARDRVVEKRVDILVCNAGVGLMGPLEIQSLDSMRHILEVNLLGTIQTIQAFLPEMKAQGQGRILVTGSTGGLHGLPFNEVYCASKFAIEGACESLAVLLQHFNIHVSLIECGPVNTDFLVNLQKAELGDTSLQQVDTHTVSLYEKYLQHCGSIFQNAAQDTEDIVKVFLDGIQSPSPAFRYFTSGVVPPLTKLKITEPDGLQYITAMSKQIFSAEEK